In Chryseobacterium gleum, a single genomic region encodes these proteins:
- a CDS encoding serine hydrolase, whose protein sequence is MRTRKNVTKASDWRYALTKVFFILMCLIGPLSFLQSQTTKLDSYFSAKAEQGDFNGVILVAEKNKILYQKAFGFADFENKVPNTIHTRFPIGSITKLLTATAVLQLVDKKLLEPDKPVKFYLHEFPYPDITLAHLLSHTSGLPSWDIVFGKAIKEHPDTVFSNKDILKEYSKQNINLVFSPGSAHEYNNANSVFAALLIEKVTGKRYEDYMKQHILIPAGMKNTFIPTTPFFNHLPAERKNVAKLYISHMYTPLKENSDTIQTNKNYWKRFNFKGFGEIITTAEDLFRFNTALTTGKILNPSVLKTSQEAIQLNNGRTLPRGMGWQVEKDTILGKIVGHGGGLTGLLTSFVYQVDTQRLAIILDNTQQSAEDLSIDALMILAGQPLTPPGKDLARIYGHILLEKGSTPAKNELYKLKKNTTDYFLSEQQFNKLGYDFLRSGKIPQALETFRINTELFPQSYNTFDSYGEALLKDNQKEKALIMYQKSLELNPDSENGKKMIQELMK, encoded by the coding sequence ATGCGAACCCGTAAAAATGTAACCAAAGCATCAGACTGGAGATATGCCTTAACCAAAGTCTTTTTCATATTAATGTGCTTAATAGGACCCCTCTCATTTTTACAATCACAAACCACAAAATTAGATTCTTATTTTTCTGCTAAGGCTGAACAAGGAGACTTTAATGGTGTTATTCTTGTTGCTGAAAAAAATAAAATACTATATCAAAAAGCTTTTGGTTTTGCAGATTTTGAAAACAAGGTCCCCAATACAATACATACACGTTTCCCGATAGGATCTATAACCAAATTACTAACAGCAACAGCCGTGCTTCAGCTAGTAGATAAAAAACTTCTTGAACCTGACAAACCTGTGAAATTTTATCTGCATGAATTTCCTTATCCTGATATAACCCTTGCTCATCTTCTTTCACATACGTCTGGATTGCCTTCCTGGGATATTGTATTTGGTAAAGCAATTAAAGAACACCCTGATACTGTATTTAGTAATAAAGACATTTTAAAAGAATATTCGAAACAAAATATCAATTTAGTTTTTAGCCCGGGTTCAGCTCATGAATACAACAATGCAAATTCAGTATTTGCAGCCTTGCTTATTGAAAAAGTTACCGGTAAGCGATATGAAGATTATATGAAACAGCATATTTTAATACCTGCAGGAATGAAGAATACTTTTATTCCTACAACACCCTTTTTTAATCATCTGCCTGCAGAACGGAAAAATGTAGCTAAATTATATATAAGCCATATGTACACTCCGTTAAAAGAAAATTCAGATACTATACAAACAAATAAGAATTACTGGAAAAGATTTAATTTTAAAGGTTTTGGGGAAATCATTACAACCGCGGAGGATTTATTTCGGTTTAATACCGCATTAACAACAGGAAAAATCCTTAACCCATCTGTTTTGAAGACATCACAAGAAGCAATACAGCTTAACAACGGAAGAACTCTGCCCAGAGGTATGGGTTGGCAGGTTGAAAAGGATACTATTTTAGGTAAAATAGTTGGTCATGGTGGCGGTCTTACAGGTTTGCTGACCAGTTTTGTTTATCAGGTGGATACACAGAGATTAGCTATTATCCTGGACAATACCCAACAGAGCGCAGAAGATCTTAGTATAGATGCACTAATGATTCTTGCAGGCCAACCTCTAACCCCTCCGGGAAAAGATTTAGCCCGGATTTATGGACATATTTTATTAGAAAAGGGGAGCACACCAGCTAAAAATGAACTTTATAAATTAAAAAAAAATACAACAGACTACTTCTTATCCGAACAGCAATTCAATAAACTTGGTTATGATTTTCTCCGGTCCGGAAAAATACCTCAGGCCCTTGAGACTTTTCGTATAAATACAGAACTATTCCCACAGAGCTATAATACATTCGATAGTTATGGTGAGGCTCTTCTTAAGGATAATCAGAAAGAAAAGGCATTGATCATGTATCAAAAATCCTTGGAATTGAATCCTGATAGTGAAAATGGAAAAAAGATGATTCAGGAACTGATGAAGTAA